TGATCTGAACAATGCAGGTGGGGCCTAAGATTATACAAACTGAAGTCAGAGGAACATCCAGCATGGatgagtgtgcgtgtgtatgtgagtgtgtgtaacTGAGGAACAATCAGTTTCTTCATCCCAAACTCTATATGTGAGGGAATAGATCTTTGTGATCTGAGAAACTTCTCATCTCTATAAGAAGGCCTTTGTGTTTCCCAAAGAGTCAGATAATTCCTACGTATCCCTGAAAGCACAGTTAAAGGAACCACTCAAAGCCTTCACCGTGTGTCTCTATATCTACTCAGAGCTGGCCGTGTCCCGTGGTTATAGTGTTTTCTCTTATGCCACCAAGGAAAAACCTAACGAGATCCTCATATTTTGCTCTAAGTGTAGAGCAAAATATGAGGATCTCTTGCAGTGCATGAGACTTCAGTACTATAATACTTCAGTATTATTCAAGAGTCCTGAAAACACCCAAGCTCCAACACACATCTGTGCCAGCTGGGAGTCTGTCTCTGGGATTGCAGAGTTCTGGGTGGATGGGAAGCCGATGGTGAGGAAGAGTCTGGAGAAGGGAGCCTCTCTGGGGACAGAGGCAAGCATCATCCTGGGTCAGGAGCAGGAAGCATTGCTGGGGACTATTATAAAAACCAGTGTTCAGTGTGAGACATTGGAGATGTAAACATGTGAGACTTTGTGCTGTCTCCAGATGAGATTAGCAGTGTTTATGTTGGTGAGACCTTCAGTCCTAACGTCCTGGACTGGCAGCCGCTGAAGTATGAAGCACATGGTGAGGTGTTCGTCAAGCCTCAGCTGTGGCCCTGAGGCCATGCCGTGGTCCTGGAGGTGCTTCCTGGCAATTACACCTTGTGGTTCTGGACCTTCCCCACCCCCTATACACATACTGCAGGCTTGCCCTGTGAACACAGGCTTCTGCTTCCCTGCTCTACCTTCCTCAACACCAGAGATGGAATTTAAGTGTCTGGCTAGGCAGATTGTGAGTTACATTGGGAAATTTTGTCTAGCAGGATCAGGATTGCAGGTGCTTtgtgttttgctatttttttttaagttgaaaagatCTTAGAGATAATCCCTTACCCTCACTCAGATGAGAACATCAGGACCCAGAAaggagaagtgatttttttttaaaagtcacaaggTGAGTCTTTCTCTGAGCTGAGAAAGGAGTCTGGTCTCCTATCTAATTTCCTACTCAGGACCCCCCAGAAAGTAGGAAGGACTTGCCCGTAATCACAGGGCTCTTCAGTCTCAGAGTTATGACACTGGCCCAGGTTTTCTGAAATGGGAAACCTAGTGGTGCAGTTCCTCCACTTTCTCAAAGTACCCTGGAAGGAAAATCAGAATGGCCCTAGTAGAGAAGACCTATCTTTTTTCATAGACAAAGTGGGGCATCTAGATAGAGTTACTTTAATTATTATTGCCAAGGGCTTTCATAACCATGTTTTTTTTGCTCACagtgatttcttaattttgtagTTCTTTTGGGAAAATATCAAACTCCACATGAACCACATGGGACTGTGAATCCCCACCTGTTTCCACAACATACCCAGGCCACAGAGTGGGTGTGACCAAGGCTATCCTATCAGAGTAGCTCAACCCTGTTTGAGATTGGGGGGGATGGTTACATGTTCCTAGCAGGACCAATTATAATCTTCCCAAAGACCGATTTATGAACTTTGGGAGTGAGACATCTTCTTTCTGCTGGAATTCCAAGCTGAGAGTATATTAACCTGAGACTGCCAGCAGCCATCTTTTTTACCGCATGGAGAAATACTATGAGGAAAGAAGCCAAACTGGGACCAGCAGAGCCGAGGGATTGGCAGAGCAATGGACCCTTGACTGCACTGTTTGAATTTCTGAATCAGCTTTGACTGGAACCAGATCTATACCTGGACTTCCCAAGTTCACGAACCAATAAAGTCTCTATTTATTAGCGAGTCTGAGCTGTTGTCTGATGCTTGCATTTGAAGTGGAGACTAACTTTTCTAAAGATCCTCTGAAACCAAGTTCCTGTGAGTTCAGAATGACCATTACCTCTTCTGCAATAACATACCTATGGCCCTCTAACCTCCTATAGAGATTCTCTCTGATGAGCACAGCCCCTCTTTTGCGATAGCTGGTAATTCATGTGAGGTCAGTTATGGGGGTTTAAAACTCTCACTCAATAgagtaagagatacaaactattatatacaaaataagctacaaagatatactgtacaacacggggaatatagccaatattttataataactataaatggagtataacctttaaacatTGTGAGTCACTATATcatacacctgtaacatataatattgtactgcaactatacttcagttaaaaaaaattctcactctATCATTACTCCAATTTGAAGAACAGAAACTAAAGATCATTGAGATCCAAGAATCTGCTTTTAGGTTCAATGTCTGGAATGCACTTTTCCTGGCTGCTTGGGTCCCTGGTAGAAAAGGACCCCTCAAGGATGATGGCTGCTGGTTCCTTCCAGAGGTGTCCTTCATCTTGGCCTTTCAGTACTAAGTGAGCTGTTGAAGTTATTCCACAGAGGTTATATCCAACTATGAAGAATGGGGCTCCCTGTGATTATATATCAAGCAGTTACTTTAGGGAAGGCATATAGTAGACTAGTTAAGCATAGAGGTTCTGGAATCAGCCTGCCTAGGTTTAAATTCTGGCTTTACAACCTACTGGCTATGGGACTTTAGGTAACATAACCCTCTATATGTCTCAGTtatctcatctataaagtggggagaAATAATAGTAATTAGTTTAAAGAGTTGTTGAAAGGATCAAGTAAGATCATGCATATAGAGCACTTAAGGTAGTGccagcacatagtaagctctcaaAACGGTtatctgctattattattattaggctgTTTTGTATGATATCCCAAAATATAGGTTCATTATATACCACTGAAATACAATTTGGTGGAAGTGGTCTGGGTTGACAGCAAGTGAAGAGTCTGATTTGCCAAAAATTAAGTTCAGAATATTAGGAGGATAAATTTATGAATATTGTATTATGAATATTGATTCCCCAATTGACTTTTTATAACCATTTGCAAGCATAGAAGTTAAGGATACATTCTTGGGCAAATATGTGAGTGCAGATGTTCTCTGTTGTCTAATTAGGGCAGACCCATACACCCTGACATACAGCTAAGCAGAAGGAAGGGTTGACACGTTTTTTCTAGTTAAAGAATCCAGTCAGGAGATATGTCTTAATTATAGAAGACCATCCCATCTCCCCAGGGGTGTGGGCTGAGCTAATATTTTTCTCAGAATTCAATTACTGGTACCTTACTACACATAGTTTAGTGGACAACTTCCGGCCCTGATAGTTTTAgccagaaaatttttttaagctggtATTTGCATTTGGtgaacattaaaaatatctcaataaagcattCCTAGAATGTTTAAGAAATTTAGCTTACTGGTAAATACTTCATTGTAATATTGTTAGAGAATAAATCTCAAGGTAACTGGTGTATTGTTGTACTATACAGAGTCATTTGACATAATCCAATTAAATATTAGATGGCATCTACTGAAGAGGATGATTTTGGTTTAGTTGAGTTAGTTCTAAGCAATTCTTTGTCACAGTAAATGGAGAGTAAGATCAATTATCCAGGAAGGCCACTTCTAGCTGATGTTAATGAAGCCATGTCATTAGCACTGGTTTTCCTTTATAGCAGGGATCATGCATCCAGTTTGTCCAGAAGTAAAATCAGGTATTAAGTCTCAAGTTAAAaagacagagggacttccctggaggtgcagtggttacgaatccacctgccagtgcaggggacatgggttcgagccctggtccgggaagatcccacatgccgcagagcctgtgcaccacaactactgagcctgcgctctagagcccgtcagccacaactactgaagcccatgcactacaacaactgaaacctgtgcacctagagcctgcgcactgcaacgaagagtagcccccactcgctgcaactagagaaagcctgcgcatggcaacaaagacccaacgtggccaaaaaatgaataaaaaaaaaagctataaagcCTAAATTCaacttgacattaaaaaaaaaaagaggaccaaATGATATATAAAACCTACAATAAAAACTACTGTATAGGGCTTCCTTGAGAAAAATAAGCTATATGGAGACCACATGCACAGTAGacaataaacatttctttcctttaaagcGGTAGGAGAATGGATTTATACACTTCTATCAATGAAGCTTAGGTGTGACAAGGGCAGTAGCATGAAGAGATACTTTAGTACATTTACAGCCAAACATTGTGGGTAGACCAATTGCATATGTCAGAGATTATAAATGTAAAACCATAGGCAGATGCTGGAGGCTGCTACCTGATAGGACACTTTCCTCTGAAGAGTGAAAATAGCCATGCTGGTATAAGAATATGAGCCAGGCCTTCAGGTCCAGGCCTGAAGTGACCCAAGTGTGAGCACCTTAGCAGAGGATGCAACATGGTGATGTGCAGATCAGGCACCTAAAATCTCCCTGTGTTGGGGAGAAATATTGGATCATTGGGCATAATGATAAGCCTTGCATGGTCTCCAGCCAGATGAGTGGTTGAGGACCCTTCCCTGTGGTCCATCCAGAGCCTGGAGGAAAGACTACAAGCCTCCTCAGAAATGGCACTGAGCCTGATGGAAATGGATTTGGAGTACCAGTTGACAAATTAGGTACGATGGtaagtctgtgatttttttccctatgtttttcaCTATCACTAAGTTTGATCTCCACGGAAGCAAGgattgacaaagaaaaaaaaaaaaaaagcaaactactcCAGATCATTAAAACGacaacaccaaaaataaaaatacccagggagggcttccctggtggagcagtggttgtgagtccgcctgccgatgcaggggacacgggttcgtgccccggtccgggaggatcccacgtgccgcggagctgataggccggtgagccatggctgctgggcctgtgcgtccggagcctgtgcttcgcaacgggagaggccacggcagtgagaggcccgcataccacaaaaaaaaaaaaaaaaaaaaaaaaaagaaaagaatccacctgctaatgcagggggacacgggttcgagccctggtacgggaagatcccccatgccgcggaacaactaaggaaagaaaaaatacccaGGGAATTTCTTGGTGGTtgacctgggttcaattcctggttggggaactaagatcctgcgagccatgtggccaaaaagaaaaaaaaagaaaacgcaaATGAGGTTTCAAAAGCATGGATTTCTGATCCTTCGACTcccagggaaagaagagaagtgCTGTGTTGATTTCTAAGTAACTTTATCCTAAGATAACCAACCTCTAGTCTCAGGTGGATTGGCAAAACTTGCCTGTATGCCTTCCTTGCtgttctctgcctccatcttatctatgcatcttttcatttctcctgtaACACAAAGTGGATTAAGTGGCCTTGCTAGCCTTCTTCTTcagaaaatgcagattcctagctCAAAGTTCCTAGATTGCCTGGTCCAGTGATTCTTAAATTGTGGGCTGCTTAATACAAGCAGCATCATCACCTCAGGTGTTTATTGTAGATTCATTGACCTCAGACCTACCAGATTAGAGTCTCTGGATatagagcccaggaatctgcaatTCACAAGCTCTTTTGCCCAATATGTTTTTAGAACCATCACTTTAGTGTCTTCCTGGCAGCTCAGATGTCTTATCTGGAAGACATGCCTGGCTCCCAATAAGCTTGAAGGCAGGTGGTGATCTTTAAAGAAGGATCTAGCACATCTTGAGTCAGGTTATCTATCCCCTTGCCCTGCCTCTGGTGCATTACCTGAAGACCCATTCAGTTTCATCCCTCTACCCCATGTCCTTTAATACACACAGATAAGTAATCTTGTAAGTTTCCACCGCCACTCCCAGGATGGTAATTGCTTAAGCACACAGGGAAGATCACAAACAGTCTTAAAAACACCTTACACATACTGAGCTCTTACCACTTTTCATGCACTGCTCTAAAGTCctttagatatatttatttgtttaatgacaACCTATGAGGCAAGTACTATTTTAtagtcctcattttacagatgaggaaactgaagtccagagaggttaattaacttgcccagaGTTGGGATTGAACCTAGGCAGTCTGACTACAGAGCCCCATGCTTCTAACCACTGTTTTCTACTGCCGCAGGCAGTAAAAGTTCATACGCTCTACTTACACCCCTAGTGGAGtagggaggggatggggatgCATGCATGTTTTCTCATGGAGAAGCCATTCCAGGATGTCATATATCCAGCATGTAAACTACCTTTTTTGGGGCACTGGCAATTTcccaacttttcattttgttattttatgtttggGAGAATGGATTGCACATAAAAATCCTATTCAGCTTTGGCATCAACATAACATTAGGCAAACTATGCCCTTGACACACTATCGAAGTTCTTTGACTTGGAAGCCCCTACCTTTTCCACTGTTAGGTGTGCCCTTAGACATCATTTCATATTCTAGGAAGCATTCATCAAGGGTACGGAATCATATGAGAAATTCTTTAGGACAATGATTCTCAAATTTAGATGCTAATATTACAATCACTTGGGGAGCATTTAAAAATCCAGTTTTCCAGGTCACACCCCAGATTATTACAGCAGATTCTCTGCTGGTGAGatccaggcatcagtattttttgtttaatttaatttttttaaattgcagtgtagttgatttacaatgttgtgcaaatctctcctgtacagcaaagtgactcagttacaaacatagagacattcttttttaaaattattattttccattatggtttatcacagaatattgaatatagttccctgtgctatacagaaggaccttgttctttattcatcctatatataatagtttacatctgctaatcccaaacctccagtccttccctctcctttggcaaccacaagtgtgttctctgtgtctgagtctgtttctgttttgtagataggttcatttgtggcatattttagattccacatataagtgatatcatatggtatttgcctttctctttctgacttacttcacgtagtatgataatctctagtcgcatccatgttgctgcaaatggcattatttcattcttttttatggctgggtaatattccattgtatatacgtaccacatcttcttcctccattcatctgttgatggacatttaggttgtttccatgttttggcttctgtgaatagtgctgctatgaatataggggtgcacgtatctttttgaattattgttttgtctgggtatacaggcatcagtatttttaaagctccttAGTTGATTACAATGTGCAGCTGAATCTCCAACAGTGGGGGCtggagaaccactgttctaggcTGAGTAATGGCTTTGAAAAGACTACTGTTGTCTCTGACTGGTTGTGTTGTTTCTGACAGACATGTCCGTTGCTTCCTCTTTTCCCCATGTTATAGTGGTTCCAGATTGAACTGTGAGAGCATGCCGAACTTGCTCTTTAGACACTGGAGTCTAGAGTTGTAGGTACtcgaggattaaataaaatgatagctCTATATGTACCATgctcttatttattcattaaagctGCACTGTGATAACAAGATAACAAACATTGTCTTGCAATGTTTTTCTTTATCCCCAGTAGATACTTGGGGTCTCTACAATTGAAATGTTTTTCTGATCTACTGGGGCTTTAAATCAGGGAGAAACCAAAGTGCCAAGATGTCTAGAAAAGctgaaatatttaagtatttttacagGGACATCATGAACtgtaaaaggaagagaggagaagcctCCCAAACAAACATATGTGAGCAGGGAAAACGTCACATGGCAAACTGATCTATTATACCTCTCTTCTGGTAAAGTTCACCAAAGGCTCTGTCATATGGCATGAGTGGTTACAGTGCTGTCTTGGCAGATTACTGGAACCAGGGGTGGCTTGTGAAATGGTTCATCCGGAAGGTCTTtcaaattctctcttcctttttctctctcttctctttctattgCTTTAACTCTCACTCTCCCTATTTCtatgtctctctgcctctctctctttttcaattttaagcCGTGTTCAGAATATCCATTATGGACATAGATCTGATAATGTGATGGGCTCCTTGAAATCAATAACATTTCCAAAGAGTCCACCCATCATACTTGTAGGTGCCTTCTTTTGACTTACCTGGGGAGCCCAATGCTAATGAGAAGGCAGTTTGGGTACTGGGAAAACACCTTCCTTCTTTGTCCCAATTTTtacctattatatatattttgttctctTCAAATTATGCATATATCTTTAAGTGGGCAAATGGTTAcagtaagaagagaaaaatctttgcagCAATTACATTAAGTCagtcttatcttttaaaaaataagatgcaaAGAGTTTGGGAAAgggtaatttaaaagaaaatttaactatACACCATTAGAAAACAAACCTTTCCAGAAATGTATCAATACTATCATTTGCAATAGTTCTTTTCTCTTGTGTGTTTAGAATGTGCTATCCACATGTCAGTTAGTTCTCCCagtcaaataataaataatgtctATTATCAATTTCTCATTGAATGTCAATGGGAAAACTCATGATGAATAAGCTCAAGATTCTTTTTACATGAAATTATAATGTTTTGGGGTTAAAGCCAAAgagccacagactgggtgtcctattcataaaacaaaacagtagcTTTTGGGGCTTCAAGGACTACTTATCTTTAttctattctctctttccttgcttcttaatcacacacacacacacacacacacacacacacacacacacacacactttattttaTAAGCAATATAACTACATTATGGAAATGTTgttaatgagagaaaaatatcctTCATACAATAATTTCATTACTGTGATAAGGACACTTACTTTTTTGGGGGTATCcctaatagatttttttctaaacgagttacttcatttaaaaaatagtgtataAACAAATTTATGCTATTTTTTCCCATATTATACTATTATAAGCATTTTTACATGTTGTAGCATAAAATTCACAACCAACCAATACTTAAAAGGACTATCCATTCCATTTAGTGATGTAGATGTATCCAGTTTCCTTAAATATGCcccagttttctaatttttcactatcCTAAGCGGTGTTATGGTTGCCTTTGTGAGTAAaatgtctcccccacccccaaactttTAACAGCATTTCTCCAGAATGGATTCACAGGGTGTGACTGTTTTAATTCACAAACCACTGCCACACAGAGCTGTTGGAGCACCAGTAGGCACCATGGAGTCTCTAATAAATAATCCATATTGATCTCTTGTTTTGTGATTTGTcttggtttgtttgctcttagAGCTTTGATTTATGGCTCCAAGGAGTGATTTTGGAAAAGCATTTAACCATCAGCTGAGACAATCTGACTATTGCACTTATAAGGTCAAAGTGGAGCAGACCTGAGTCAGAGGATTTCAGGCGTCCAAGTCCCGGATAGCTCAGCCGTTGATACTCTTTCCAGGAGAATATCCTAGATTCTGGGCACAGTGACTGCAGGGAGGGAACATGGAGAAGCTGTCACTGTGTTTCCTGGTTATCATTAGCCTCCCTAGTGCTTTTTCCCAGACAGGTAGGCACTGCTTCAGGTGGGCGCTGGGCTCTTGTATCAGGGCTACCTATGCAAAGCCAAGTTAGGGAAAATAGtcagagtgggggaggggttgtGTTCTGGGAAAGAGGGCAGTCTGTGGTTTCTAAATCCAATCTCTCTATACATAGTGAGAGAATACATGTTTGTGGCCTAACAAGGTTAGAAAAgagacaacaggccccaaatggagtcacttgtgttAAGCCCCACGTCAGCAAACCAAGACCTAATAACTAACCTAATTGCAGCTTCAGCCTCTCCCCAAAATGTGACCTTTCACCAGTCAATCTGAAATTACTTGGTTAGGACTAGAGGTAACCCACCCGATAAGACCCTTTCCTTCCCCCATAGAAAGGTGACCTTGCCTGAAATAATCTACTCTTCATTAGAAACTTCCTCTTCCTACCCCTTTCATTTGGTACAGCTCTTCGAAATTCCTTTCTGTCTGCTAGATGGCTGGCTGCCTGCttcatgaatcattgaattaAAGCCAGTTAGATCTTTAAATGTACTCAGTTGAATCTGACTTAATTTAGCAGATTTGGTGTCAGCGATGGAATCCACAGAGCCCTTCCAAGATCTTCTGAAACAAGAAACACGGGCGTTGTACCCTCAGACCTTTTGGAGTTCTGTCCTTTTCAGAAGGGCCCTGGGTAAGTTGCTCTATGTTCTGAGCTCTGCTCTCTTTGCATCAAGCTCCTGATCTAATTGGCTTGCCAGTCAGTTCCCTATTTGATTGGAAACCTCAGCCCTTGGTTCTGTCCCCAGATTCCATGTTGGGAATGACCAATGGCTCAGTCTGGAGTTCTCCGTTGTGTGGAACCCCAGTCTGCAGTTCCTATTCTTGGGGGTCTGCTGATTCAGTCCTTTCTCCAACCCCCAAATTCCACATTGGGAACTGCTGGTTGTTACCAGCTGAAAAACTGGACTGGGTTTCAGATCATACTGGGTCTGACTTAAGCTAAACTGAGTCTAGTAAATAAAGGCTATTGCTAATGGGATTCatagaagtaaaaaagaaaaaaaaaacccacaaaattggTGAGCATGGCTAAGGCACTTAAAAGCTGTTAGAGTGCTCACCACATAACTAAACTCCCGTGTTAGGATAAGTTGGTCATGGGACAGTTTATATTGACACTAGATTACCTGCCAACCTCAAGAAAATTTCCATACTAGAAGGTACACTGTAAAACACCACACAATCCCCAACCCAGTGGCGCATCCCTCTTAGATATTAATTTGCCTCTGAGAGACCCAaagtcttaattaaaaaaaaaaaaaaaagaatccttgaaTTCAAAAGAGTTGAGCACGCTGCCTTCCAGCACACCTGCTTACTTTATGTCTATGAACTATACTGCTAGAAGATATAAATacctacaaaaatggcaaaaccTTACTAAAAACAATCCAGAATTACAGTGGCCATTATGGGGAATGTTCCAATTAGATACGATTGTTCAAGAAGTGCACCTGAAAGTAAGGGTTCCCAAATCAAACAAATAGAATAAGATACCAATTTTAATCAGCATGCAGAAGTCTCCAAAAGGCTTCAAAATTCCAAACTAGCTTCACTGAAAAATGCATTGCAAAAGGCTAATgaaaaagatacaagaaatacCTAATACAAAAGTCTAAGATTGATGTGATTCCTACTATTCCTCTTTATCTCCTTTAATTGAGTACTCAGAGTCTACTGATCCTCTGTCTAAATTGTCTTTACATTACCGTAAACCAAAGTGGCCTTACAGACCCCATGTCTACCTTCAGTGGAGGGCCCCATATGGGTCCCTCCCAGAGTTGATGAGACTCTGAGGGATTTTTCTGGTAAACTCCTATGTTATTCCTTTAAACATCCAAAGggaaactaaattaaaattaattaaaaactttgCCAAATTCTGATAGATACTGGAGCTTGCAGAGGGGAtcttgggaaaactggcagaagccaGCAAAAGGTAAAAATTCTTATCAGAGACAGCTCTCCTGGATCTCTGTGGAGAGGGGAATAAAATATCTTTTGCAGCCTCTTTGGGGGACACCTCTTAGACACATCCAAGAGGCGTTCAATACTGCCAGAAACAAAACTATGTACCTGA
This genomic interval from Physeter macrocephalus isolate SW-GA chromosome 4, ASM283717v5, whole genome shotgun sequence contains the following:
- the LOC102981636 gene encoding LOW QUALITY PROTEIN: C-reactive protein (The sequence of the model RefSeq protein was modified relative to this genomic sequence to represent the inferred CDS: inserted 1 base in 1 codon; substituted 2 bases at 2 genomic stop codons), with the protein product MVLVSETSHLYKKAFVFPKESDNSYVSLKAQLKEPLKAFTVCLYIYSELAVSRGYSVFSYATKEKPNEILIFCSKCRAKYEDLLQCMRLQYYNTSVLFKSPENTQAPTHICASWESVSGIAEFWVDGKPMVRKSLEKGASLGTEASIILGQEQEAXAGDYYKNQCSVXDIGDVNMXDFVLSPDEISSVYVGETFSPNVLDWQPLKYEAHGEVFVKPQLWP